In Hydra vulgaris chromosome 06, alternate assembly HydraT2T_AEP, a genomic segment contains:
- the LOC100211549 gene encoding uncharacterized protein LOC100211549 isoform X1: MKTMIIVFILSVFILCISSATASQYVGHSGEKKQYVTMGMFGGRGMDSFSGNIDNGFGSFDHNGGMELNENNMGNLNLQSESDGGIGSLLSGSQFGGWPSTESMSTLGGGPGYNSIQQFAPNNPLGLNNQGTLQGTFGNNDLGIGQEQLSGRAESLFNSLNEDNEGDSLFGINSLEGNYETSLNDGTNNAGIGQMDMNSFEDTNSKDDSGLLNGYTPHHKDTHKIGSDRQGIGDGGEMLSNEIGQLDSSDEKLQKMLEFGLSGDNYGESNENNAETAISALLNPQYLADQMDSQQSNSPDELPSFQHEGSSNDHDVNQLSSSLSEGHLGDLTPITVHAHASDKQDKTPPSLEETRQTAMQVQETAARHHRKKLARLKKRLQQIRLKLQMLQAEQAKKSTSNTNNDPKESRNDAIKKLLIKNLKLAAMIASKEIQLEETKSKSIAYLSGKKDQDSDVFHDTNHMKSEPVLHERAKPLTELSKKAEEEVNHLSKNPDLDKYKNNSRNIRIQPNSSINKINLKDSSRPDSGANRENSNTFLKKINETLQILDHTSPDEHTRSSLTSSSKRFFNKLKKQIQSMSPDQAQAIEERALSNLYKAIKNKTVRRKSTIKVRKKT, translated from the exons ATGAAAACAATGatcattgtttttattctaAGTGTTTTTATTCTATGCATATCTTCTGCAACAGCTAGCCAAT ATGTTGGCCATTCAGGAGAAAAAAAACAGTATGTTACTATGGGAATGTTTGGAGGCCGCGGTATGGACAGCTTTAGTGGAAATATAGATAATGGGTTCGGAAGTTTTGATCACAATGGTGGTATGGAGCTTAATGAAAACAACATGGGAAATTTGAATCTTCAAAGTGAAAGTGACGGTGGCATTGGATCACTTTTGAGTGGATCTCAGTTTGGTGGCTGGCCTTCAACAGAATCAATGAGTACACTCGGTGGTGGTCCCG gataCAACTCCATTCAACAGTTTGCACCCAATAACCCACTTGGATTAAATAACCAAGGTACTTTACAAGGTACTTTTGGAAATAATGATCTTGGTATTGGTCAAGAACAATTGTCTGGGCGTGCAGAATCtttgtttaatagtttaaatgaGGATAATGAAGGAGATTCTCTGTTTGGTATAAATTCTTTAGAAGGCAATTATGAAACCAGCTTAAATGATGGCACAAACAATGCAGGAATTGGGCAGATGGATATGAATTCATTTGAAGATACAAATAGTAAAGATGATTCTGGGCTTCTTAATGGTTACACACCCCATCATAAAGATACACACAAAATTGGTAGTGACCGTCAAGGTATTGGGGATGGAGGAG aaatgctTTCTAATGAAATTGGACAGTTAGATTCTTCAGATGAGAAATTACAAAAGATGTTAGAATTTGGTCTTTCAGGAGATAACTATGGTGAATCTAATGAAAATAATGCAGAAACTGCAATAAGTGCACTACTAAATCCCCAG tatttagCAGACCAAATGGATTCTCAGCAATCAAATTCTCCGGATGAACTCCCAAGTTTTCAACATGAAGGTAGTTCAAATGATCATGATGTCAATCAATTGTCAAGTTCTTTAAGTGAAGGTCATTTAGGAGATTTAACTCCTATCACAGTTCATGCCCATGCTTCTGATAAACAAGATAAAACACCACCTTCGCTTGAAGAAACAAGACAAACAGCAATGCAGGTTCAAGAAACAGCTGCAAGACATCATCGTAAAAAATTAGctcgtttaaaaaaaagattgcaacAAATAAG attaaaattgcaGATGTTACAGGCAGAGCAGGCAAAAAAATCAACTAGTAACACAAATAATGATCCAAAAGAATCACGAAATGATGCCATTAAAAAGCTGCTcatcaaaaatctaaaacttgCAGCAATGATTGCATCAAAAGAAATTCAACTGGAAGAAACCAAAAGTAAAAGTATAGCTt atcttTCAGGAAAAAAAGATCAAGACTCTGATGTTTTTCATGATACTAACCATATGAAATCAGAACCAGTTTTACACGAAAGAGCTAAACCACTTACTGAACTTAGTAAAAAAGCAGAAGAAGAAGTTAACCATTTAAGCAAAAATCCAgatttagataaatataaaaataattcgcGTAATATACGCATTCAACCTAACTCtagtataaacaaaattaacttaaaagaCTCTTCTAGACCTGATTCAGGTGCAAATAGAGAAAATAGTAATACATTTCTTAAAAAGATTAATGAAACATTGCAAATACTCGATCATACTTCACCAGATGAGCATACACGTTCTTCTTTAACAAGCagttcaaaaagattttttaataagttaaaaaaacaaatacaatctATGTCTCCTGATCAAGCACAAGCAATTGAAGAGAGAG ctttatCTAACTTATACAAAGCAATTAAGAACAAGACAG ttcGACGAAAATCAACCATCAAAGTCAG aaaaaagacatga
- the LOC100211549 gene encoding uncharacterized protein LOC100211549 isoform X2, translated as MKTMIIVFILSVFILCISSATASQYVGHSGEKKQYVTMGMFGGRGMDSFSGNIDNGFGSFDHNGGMELNENNMGNLNLQSESDGGIGSLLSGSQFGGWPSTESMSTLGGGPGYNSIQQFAPNNPLGLNNQGTLQGTFGNNDLGIGQEQLSGRAESLFNSLNEDNEGDSLFGINSLEGNYETSLNDGTNNAGIGQMDMNSFEDTNSKDDSGLLNGYTPHHKDTHKIGSDRQGIGDGGEMLSNEIGQLDSSDEKLQKMLEFGLSGDNYGESNENNAETAISALLNPQYLADQMDSQQSNSPDELPSFQHEGSSNDHDVNQLSSSLSEGHLGDLTPITVHAHASDKQDKTPPSLEETRQTAMQVQETAARHHRKKLARLKKRLQQIRLKLQMLQAEQAKKSTSNTNNDPKESRNDAIKKLLIKNLKLAAMIASKEIQLEETKSKSIAYLSGKKDQDSDVFHDTNHMKSEPVLHERAKPLTELSKKAEEEVNHLSKNPDLDKYKNNSRNIRIQPNSSINKINLKDSSRPDSGANRENSNTFLKKINETLQILDHTSPDEHTRSSLTSSSKRFFNKLKKQIQSMSPDQAQAIEERALSNLYKAIKNKTDT; from the exons ATGAAAACAATGatcattgtttttattctaAGTGTTTTTATTCTATGCATATCTTCTGCAACAGCTAGCCAAT ATGTTGGCCATTCAGGAGAAAAAAAACAGTATGTTACTATGGGAATGTTTGGAGGCCGCGGTATGGACAGCTTTAGTGGAAATATAGATAATGGGTTCGGAAGTTTTGATCACAATGGTGGTATGGAGCTTAATGAAAACAACATGGGAAATTTGAATCTTCAAAGTGAAAGTGACGGTGGCATTGGATCACTTTTGAGTGGATCTCAGTTTGGTGGCTGGCCTTCAACAGAATCAATGAGTACACTCGGTGGTGGTCCCG gataCAACTCCATTCAACAGTTTGCACCCAATAACCCACTTGGATTAAATAACCAAGGTACTTTACAAGGTACTTTTGGAAATAATGATCTTGGTATTGGTCAAGAACAATTGTCTGGGCGTGCAGAATCtttgtttaatagtttaaatgaGGATAATGAAGGAGATTCTCTGTTTGGTATAAATTCTTTAGAAGGCAATTATGAAACCAGCTTAAATGATGGCACAAACAATGCAGGAATTGGGCAGATGGATATGAATTCATTTGAAGATACAAATAGTAAAGATGATTCTGGGCTTCTTAATGGTTACACACCCCATCATAAAGATACACACAAAATTGGTAGTGACCGTCAAGGTATTGGGGATGGAGGAG aaatgctTTCTAATGAAATTGGACAGTTAGATTCTTCAGATGAGAAATTACAAAAGATGTTAGAATTTGGTCTTTCAGGAGATAACTATGGTGAATCTAATGAAAATAATGCAGAAACTGCAATAAGTGCACTACTAAATCCCCAG tatttagCAGACCAAATGGATTCTCAGCAATCAAATTCTCCGGATGAACTCCCAAGTTTTCAACATGAAGGTAGTTCAAATGATCATGATGTCAATCAATTGTCAAGTTCTTTAAGTGAAGGTCATTTAGGAGATTTAACTCCTATCACAGTTCATGCCCATGCTTCTGATAAACAAGATAAAACACCACCTTCGCTTGAAGAAACAAGACAAACAGCAATGCAGGTTCAAGAAACAGCTGCAAGACATCATCGTAAAAAATTAGctcgtttaaaaaaaagattgcaacAAATAAG attaaaattgcaGATGTTACAGGCAGAGCAGGCAAAAAAATCAACTAGTAACACAAATAATGATCCAAAAGAATCACGAAATGATGCCATTAAAAAGCTGCTcatcaaaaatctaaaacttgCAGCAATGATTGCATCAAAAGAAATTCAACTGGAAGAAACCAAAAGTAAAAGTATAGCTt atcttTCAGGAAAAAAAGATCAAGACTCTGATGTTTTTCATGATACTAACCATATGAAATCAGAACCAGTTTTACACGAAAGAGCTAAACCACTTACTGAACTTAGTAAAAAAGCAGAAGAAGAAGTTAACCATTTAAGCAAAAATCCAgatttagataaatataaaaataattcgcGTAATATACGCATTCAACCTAACTCtagtataaacaaaattaacttaaaagaCTCTTCTAGACCTGATTCAGGTGCAAATAGAGAAAATAGTAATACATTTCTTAAAAAGATTAATGAAACATTGCAAATACTCGATCATACTTCACCAGATGAGCATACACGTTCTTCTTTAACAAGCagttcaaaaagattttttaataagttaaaaaaacaaatacaatctATGTCTCCTGATCAAGCACAAGCAATTGAAGAGAGAG ctttatCTAACTTATACAAAGCAATTAAGAACAAGACAG atacGTGA